The following are encoded together in the Pseudomonas sp. IB20 genome:
- the pheA gene encoding prephenate dehydratase, which produces MSEQELKALRVRIDSLDEKVLELISERARCAQEVARVKMASLAEGEVPVFYRPEREAQVLKRVMERNQGPLGNEEMARLFREIMSSCLALEQPLKVAYLGPEGTFTQAAAMKHFGHAVISKPMAAIDEVFREVAAGAVNFGVVPVENSTEGAVNHTLDSFLEHDMVICGEVELRIHHHLLVGENTKTDSISRIYSHAQSLAQCRKWLDAHYPNVERVAVSSNAEAAKRVKGEWNSAAIAGDMAAGLYGLTRLAEKIEDRPDNSTRFLMIGSQEVPPTGDDKTSIIVSMSNKPGALHELLVPFHDNGIDLTRIETRPSRSGKWTYVFFIDFIGHHRDPLVKGVLEKISQEAVALKVLGSYPKAVL; this is translated from the coding sequence ATGTCTGAGCAAGAACTCAAAGCTCTGCGCGTACGCATTGACAGCCTGGACGAGAAAGTCCTGGAGCTGATCAGTGAGCGCGCGCGGTGCGCCCAGGAAGTTGCACGAGTGAAGATGGCGTCTCTGGCGGAAGGCGAAGTGCCGGTATTCTACCGGCCTGAGCGCGAAGCCCAGGTGCTCAAGCGCGTCATGGAGCGCAACCAGGGCCCGCTGGGCAACGAAGAGATGGCGCGGTTGTTCCGTGAAATCATGTCTTCGTGCCTGGCACTGGAGCAGCCGCTGAAAGTGGCTTACCTCGGCCCTGAGGGCACCTTCACCCAAGCAGCAGCCATGAAGCACTTCGGCCACGCCGTGATCAGCAAGCCGATGGCGGCGATCGACGAAGTGTTTCGTGAAGTGGCCGCTGGTGCGGTGAACTTTGGCGTGGTGCCGGTGGAGAACTCCACTGAAGGCGCGGTCAACCACACGCTGGACAGCTTCCTTGAGCACGACATGGTGATCTGCGGTGAAGTTGAGCTGCGTATCCACCACCACTTGCTGGTGGGCGAGAACACCAAGACCGACAGCATCAGCCGTATCTACTCCCACGCTCAGTCCCTGGCCCAGTGCCGCAAGTGGCTGGACGCCCATTACCCGAATGTCGAGCGCGTGGCGGTGTCCAGCAACGCCGAAGCGGCCAAGCGGGTCAAGGGTGAGTGGAATTCGGCGGCGATTGCCGGCGATATGGCCGCTGGCCTGTACGGCCTGACGCGTCTGGCCGAGAAAATCGAGGACCGCCCGGACAACTCCACGCGCTTCTTGATGATCGGCAGCCAGGAAGTGCCGCCGACCGGCGACGACAAGACTTCGATCATCGTCTCCATGAGCAACAAGCCCGGCGCGCTGCATGAGCTGCTGGTGCCGTTCCACGACAACGGGATTGACCTGACGCGAATCGAGACGCGCCCTTCGCGCAGCGGTAAATGGACTTATGTGTTCTTTATCGACTTCATCGGCCATCACCGCGACCCACTGGTTAAAGGTGTGCTGGAGAAAATCAGTCAGGAAGCCGTAGCACTCAAGGTGCTGGGCTCTTACCCGAAAGCGGTTTTGTGA
- the hisC gene encoding histidinol-phosphate transaminase, with product MSGNFLTLAQPGVQQLSPYVPGKPVDELARELNLDPSKIVKLASNENPLGPSPKVLAAIREALAELTRYPDGNGFALKSLLAENCRVELNQVTLGNGSNDILELVGRAYLAPGLNAVFSEHAFAVYPIVTQAVGADARVIPAKDWGHDLPAMLAAIDAQTRVVFIANPNNPTGTWFDAQALNDFLQDVPEHVLVVLDEAYIEYAEGSDLPDGLDFLAAYPNLLVSRTFSKAYGLASLRLGYGLSTAVVADVLNRVRQPFNVNSLALAAACAAVKDAEYLEEGRRINESGMLQLQEGFRELGLGWIPSKGNFICVDLGQPAAPVFQGLLREGVIVRPVANYGMPNHLRITIGLPAENSRFLEALAKVLARG from the coding sequence ATGAGTGGCAACTTCCTCACCCTGGCTCAGCCGGGCGTGCAACAACTGTCGCCTTACGTTCCAGGCAAGCCTGTGGACGAGCTGGCGCGTGAGTTGAACCTGGACCCGTCGAAGATCGTAAAGCTGGCCAGCAACGAAAACCCGCTGGGCCCAAGCCCCAAGGTGTTGGCGGCGATTCGTGAAGCGCTGGCTGAGCTGACCCGCTATCCGGACGGTAACGGTTTTGCCCTCAAGTCCCTGCTGGCGGAAAACTGCCGGGTCGAGCTGAACCAAGTGACCTTGGGTAACGGTTCCAACGACATTCTTGAGTTGGTCGGCCGCGCCTACCTCGCGCCTGGCTTGAATGCGGTGTTCAGCGAGCACGCTTTTGCCGTCTATCCGATTGTCACTCAGGCGGTGGGTGCTGACGCGCGCGTTATTCCGGCCAAGGATTGGGGGCATGACCTGCCGGCCATGCTGGCGGCCATCGACGCCCAGACCCGTGTGGTGTTTATCGCCAACCCTAACAACCCGACCGGCACCTGGTTTGATGCGCAGGCGTTGAACGACTTTCTGCAAGACGTACCGGAGCACGTGCTGGTAGTGCTGGACGAGGCCTACATCGAGTACGCCGAAGGCAGCGACCTGCCGGACGGCCTGGATTTCCTCGCGGCTTACCCGAACCTGCTGGTGTCGCGTACGTTCTCCAAGGCCTATGGCCTGGCCTCGCTGCGGTTGGGTTACGGCCTGTCCACGGCGGTGGTGGCCGATGTGCTGAACCGCGTGCGCCAACCGTTCAACGTCAACAGCCTCGCCCTGGCGGCGGCCTGTGCGGCGGTGAAGGATGCCGAATACCTGGAAGAAGGCCGTCGCATCAACGAAAGCGGCATGCTGCAACTGCAGGAAGGCTTCCGTGAGTTGGGCTTGGGCTGGATTCCGTCCAAGGGCAACTTCATTTGCGTCGACCTTGGTCAACCGGCTGCGCCGGTCTTTCAGGGCCTGCTGCGCGAAGGCGTGATTGTGCGCCCGGTGGCCAACTACGGCATGCCGAACCACCTGCGTATCACCATCGGTTTGCCGGCGGAAAACAGCCGCTTCCTGGAGGCGTTGGCCAAGGTTCTGGCTCGTGGTTGA
- a CDS encoding bifunctional prephenate dehydrogenase/3-phosphoshikimate 1-carboxyvinyltransferase produces the protein MVGRLVVVGLGLIGGSFAKGLRESGLCGEVVGVDLDPQSRKLAVELGVVDRCEADLALACQGADVIQLAVPILAMEKLLALLAEMDLGQAILTDVGSAKGNVVRAAQLAFGGMPARFVPGHPIAGSEQSGVEASNAQLFRRHKVILTPLEQTDPAALAVVDRLWRELGADVEHMQVERHDEVLAATSHLPHLLAFGLVDSLAKRNENLDIFRYAAGGFRDFTRIAGSDPVMWHDIFLANREAVLRTLDTFRSDLDALRDAVDAGDGHQLLGVFTRARVAREHFSKILARRAYMETAVNADELTFLASPGGRLSGQIRMPGDKSISHRSIMLGSLADGVTEVEGFLEGEDALATLQAFRDMGVVIEGPHHGRVTIHGVGLHGLKPAPGPIYLGNSGTSMRLLSGLLAAQSFDSVLTGDASLSKRPMSRVVTPLREMGAVIETGPQGHPPLTIRGGQALKGLTYTLPMASAQVKSCLLLAGLYAEGKTSVTEPAPTRDHTERMLRGFGYPVQVQGATASIESGHALTATHIEVPGDISSSAFFLVAASIAEGSELLLEHVGINPTRTGVIDILRLMGADITLENLREVGGEPVADLRVRAAALKGIEIPEALVSLAIDEFPVLFVAAACAEGRTVLRGAAELRVKESDRIQVMADGLLALGVKCEPTPDGIIIDGGLIGGGDVHAHGDHRIAMAFSVASLRATAPIRIRDCANVATSFPNFLTLCAHVGIRVAQEAQL, from the coding sequence ATGGTCGGTCGCTTGGTGGTGGTCGGTCTGGGGTTGATCGGCGGCTCCTTCGCCAAAGGCCTGCGTGAAAGCGGGTTGTGCGGCGAAGTGGTCGGTGTGGACCTGGACCCACAATCGCGCAAGTTGGCGGTTGAGTTGGGCGTGGTGGATCGCTGTGAAGCTGACCTGGCGCTCGCATGCCAGGGCGCGGATGTGATCCAGCTCGCTGTGCCGATTCTGGCCATGGAGAAGCTGCTGGCTTTGCTGGCCGAGATGGACTTGGGCCAGGCGATCCTGACGGACGTCGGCAGTGCCAAAGGCAATGTGGTGCGCGCGGCACAACTCGCGTTTGGCGGCATGCCGGCGCGTTTTGTGCCGGGCCACCCGATTGCCGGTTCCGAGCAGAGCGGGGTGGAGGCGTCCAATGCGCAGCTGTTCCGCCGCCATAAGGTGATCCTGACGCCACTTGAGCAAACCGATCCGGCGGCGTTGGCTGTGGTTGATCGGCTGTGGCGCGAGCTGGGCGCGGATGTCGAGCATATGCAGGTCGAGCGCCACGACGAAGTGCTGGCGGCGACCAGTCATTTGCCGCATCTGCTGGCGTTTGGTCTAGTGGATTCGCTGGCCAAGCGTAACGAAAACCTCGACATTTTCCGCTACGCCGCCGGTGGCTTCCGCGATTTCACGCGCATTGCCGGCAGCGACCCGGTGATGTGGCACGACATCTTCCTTGCCAATCGCGAGGCGGTATTGCGCACCCTGGACACCTTCCGCAGTGACCTCGACGCCTTGCGCGACGCGGTGGATGCCGGGGACGGCCATCAATTACTGGGCGTTTTCACCCGTGCAAGGGTGGCGCGTGAGCATTTCAGCAAGATCCTGGCTCGCCGGGCCTACATGGAAACTGCCGTGAACGCCGATGAGCTGACCTTTCTCGCCAGCCCGGGTGGCCGCTTGAGCGGGCAGATTCGGATGCCGGGCGACAAGTCGATCTCCCATCGCTCGATCATGCTTGGTTCATTGGCCGATGGTGTGACCGAGGTTGAAGGTTTTCTTGAAGGTGAAGATGCCCTGGCAACCTTGCAGGCGTTTCGTGACATGGGCGTGGTGATTGAAGGGCCGCACCATGGGCGCGTGACCATTCATGGCGTTGGCTTGCATGGCTTGAAACCAGCGCCGGGGCCGATTTACCTGGGTAACTCCGGGACGTCCATGCGCCTGCTGTCCGGGTTGCTGGCGGCGCAGAGCTTCGACAGTGTCTTGACCGGTGATGCTTCACTGTCCAAGCGCCCAATGAGCCGCGTGGTCACGCCGCTGCGGGAAATGGGAGCCGTGATCGAGACCGGGCCGCAAGGGCACCCGCCGTTGACCATTCGCGGTGGCCAGGCATTGAAGGGGCTGACCTACACGCTGCCGATGGCCAGTGCGCAGGTCAAATCCTGCCTGTTGCTGGCAGGTTTGTACGCCGAGGGTAAAACCTCGGTGACTGAGCCGGCCCCGACCCGTGATCATACCGAGCGAATGCTGCGCGGCTTCGGGTACCCGGTGCAGGTGCAGGGCGCTACGGCGTCGATCGAGTCGGGCCATGCATTGACCGCCACGCATATTGAGGTGCCGGGGGATATTTCTTCTTCTGCATTCTTCTTGGTGGCGGCGTCGATTGCCGAAGGCTCCGAGTTGTTGCTGGAGCATGTGGGGATCAACCCGACACGTACCGGGGTGATCGATATCCTGCGGCTGATGGGCGCGGATATCACCCTGGAAAACCTGCGTGAGGTCGGCGGTGAACCGGTTGCGGACCTGCGCGTGCGTGCTGCTGCGCTGAAGGGCATCGAGATTCCTGAGGCGTTGGTGTCGCTGGCTATTGATGAGTTCCCGGTGTTGTTCGTCGCGGCGGCCTGCGCTGAGGGCCGCACTGTATTGCGCGGCGCTGCAGAGCTGCGCGTGAAAGAGTCCGACCGTATTCAGGTCATGGCCGACGGTCTGTTGGCATTGGGCGTGAAGTGTGAACCGACACCTGATGGGATTATCATTGACGGGGGCCTGATAGGCGGGGGCGACGTGCATGCCCATGGCGACCACCGGATTGCCATGGCCTTCAGCGTGGCGTCCTTACGGGCTACTGCGCCGATTCGTATTCGTGACTGCGCCAATGTAGCTACATCTTTTCCGAATTTTCTTACACTGTGTGCCCATGTCGGCATCCGTGTTGCCCAAGAGGCTCAATTGTGA
- the cmk gene encoding (d)CMP kinase, with protein sequence MNIKAPVITIDGPSGSGKGTIAGILAKRLGWCLLDSGALYRVLAFAARNHGVDLTNEESLKLLAAHLDVQFVGATEGHPQRIILEGDDVTDDLRNEQVGSWASQVAALPAVRDALLQRQRAFQEPPGLVADGRDMGTVVFPEAPLKIFLTASAEERARRRYLQLKEKVDGVSLSSLLDEIRARDERDTQRAVAPLKPAADAIQLDSTELSIEQVLERILSEIAIRDIAG encoded by the coding sequence GTGAATATCAAAGCACCGGTGATTACCATCGACGGGCCAAGCGGCTCGGGCAAAGGCACCATCGCCGGCATTCTGGCCAAGCGCCTGGGTTGGTGCCTGCTCGATTCCGGCGCGCTGTACCGCGTGCTGGCGTTTGCCGCACGCAACCATGGCGTCGACCTGACCAACGAAGAATCCCTGAAGCTGCTGGCGGCGCACCTGGATGTGCAGTTCGTCGGCGCGACGGAAGGTCATCCGCAGCGCATCATCCTTGAAGGCGATGACGTCACCGATGATCTGCGCAACGAACAAGTCGGTTCCTGGGCTTCCCAGGTTGCCGCGCTGCCGGCCGTGCGTGACGCATTGCTGCAGCGTCAGCGGGCTTTTCAGGAGCCGCCGGGTCTTGTCGCCGATGGTCGTGACATGGGCACCGTGGTGTTTCCGGAAGCGCCGCTGAAGATTTTCCTGACCGCCAGCGCCGAGGAACGGGCTCGCCGCCGTTACTTGCAGTTGAAGGAAAAAGTCGATGGTGTTAGTCTGTCGAGTCTGCTAGATGAGATCCGTGCACGCGATGAGCGTGATACCCAGCGTGCGGTAGCCCCGCTTAAGCCGGCGGCTGACGCCATACAGCTGGATTCCACGGAGTTGTCCATCGAGCAGGTGCTGGAACGCATCTTGAGTGAAATCGCCATTCGCGATATCGCCGGGTGA
- the rpsA gene encoding 30S ribosomal protein S1 gives MSESFAELFEESLKTLNLQAGSIITGVIVDIDYQARWVTVHAGLKSEALIPLEQFYNDAGDLTINVGDEVHVALDSVEDGFGETKLSREKAKRAECWIVLEAAFAAEEVVKGVINGKVKGGFTVDVNGIRAFLPGSLVDVRPVRDTTHLEGKELEFKVIKLDQKRNNVVVSRRSVLEAENSAEREALLESLQEGQQVKGIVKNLTDYGAFVDLGGVDGLLHITDMAWKRIKHPSEIVNVGDEIDVKVLKYDRERNRVSLGLKQLGEDPWVAIKARYPESTRVTARVTNLTDYGCFAELEEGVEGLVHVSEMDWTNKNIHPSKVVQVGDEVEVMVLDIDEERRRISLGIKQCKSNPWEDFSGQFNKGDKISGTIKSITDFGIFIGLDGGIDGLVHLSDISWNEVGEEAVRRFKKGDELDTVILSVDPERERISLGIKQLESDPFSEYVQENDKGAIVKGIVKEVDAKGAIITLADDIEATLKASEISRDRVEDARNVLKEGQEVEAKIISVDRKSRVIQLSIKSKDEIEEKEAIQSLRDKPASSEPSAGPTTLGDLLRAQMEKQN, from the coding sequence ATGAGCGAAAGCTTTGCGGAACTCTTTGAAGAAAGCCTAAAAACCCTGAACCTTCAGGCTGGCTCCATCATCACCGGTGTTATCGTTGATATCGATTACCAAGCTCGCTGGGTAACCGTTCACGCTGGTCTGAAGTCTGAAGCTCTGATCCCGCTGGAACAGTTCTACAACGATGCTGGCGACCTGACTATCAATGTCGGTGACGAAGTTCACGTTGCTCTGGACTCGGTTGAAGACGGTTTCGGTGAAACCAAGCTGTCCCGTGAAAAAGCCAAGCGCGCTGAATGCTGGATTGTTCTCGAAGCAGCCTTCGCAGCTGAAGAAGTGGTCAAGGGCGTTATCAACGGTAAGGTTAAAGGCGGCTTCACTGTCGACGTTAACGGCATCCGTGCGTTCCTGCCAGGTTCTTTGGTCGACGTTCGTCCAGTGCGCGACACCACGCACTTGGAAGGCAAAGAACTCGAATTCAAGGTCATCAAGCTCGACCAGAAGCGCAACAACGTTGTCGTTTCCCGTCGCAGCGTGCTGGAAGCAGAGAACTCCGCCGAGCGTGAAGCTCTGCTGGAATCCCTGCAGGAAGGCCAACAAGTCAAAGGTATCGTCAAGAACCTCACCGATTACGGCGCATTCGTCGATCTGGGTGGCGTCGATGGCCTGCTGCACATTACCGACATGGCTTGGAAGCGTATCAAGCATCCTTCCGAAATCGTCAACGTTGGCGACGAGATCGATGTCAAGGTTCTGAAGTACGATCGTGAGCGTAACCGCGTTTCCCTGGGCTTGAAGCAGCTGGGCGAAGATCCATGGGTTGCTATCAAAGCTCGTTACCCAGAAAGCACTCGCGTAACCGCGCGTGTTACCAACCTGACCGACTACGGCTGCTTCGCAGAGCTGGAAGAAGGCGTGGAAGGCCTGGTACACGTTTCCGAAATGGACTGGACCAACAAAAACATCCACCCTTCGAAAGTCGTACAAGTCGGCGACGAAGTGGAAGTTATGGTTCTGGACATCGACGAAGAGCGTCGTCGTATCTCCCTGGGCATCAAGCAGTGCAAATCTAACCCATGGGAAGATTTCTCTGGCCAGTTCAACAAGGGCGATAAAATCTCCGGCACCATCAAGTCGATCACCGATTTCGGTATCTTCATTGGTCTGGACGGCGGCATCGACGGCCTGGTTCACCTGTCCGACATCTCCTGGAACGAAGTTGGCGAAGAAGCTGTTCGTCGTTTCAAGAAGGGCGACGAGCTGGACACCGTTATCCTGTCGGTTGACCCAGAGCGCGAGCGCATCTCCCTGGGTATCAAGCAACTGGAAAGCGATCCGTTCTCCGAGTACGTTCAAGAGAACGACAAAGGCGCAATCGTTAAAGGCATCGTGAAAGAAGTTGACGCCAAAGGCGCCATCATCACTCTGGCCGACGATATCGAAGCGACTCTGAAAGCCTCCGAAATCAGCCGTGACCGCGTTGAAGACGCGCGTAACGTTCTGAAAGAAGGCCAGGAAGTAGAAGCCAAGATCATCAGCGTTGACCGCAAGAGCCGCGTAATCCAGCTCTCCATCAAGTCGAAAGACGAGATCGAAGAGAAAGAAGCCATTCAAAGCCTGCGCGATAAGCCAGCTTCGTCTGAGCCTTCTGCTGGTCCTACCACTCTGGGCGACCTGCTGCGTGCACAGATGGAAAAACAGAACTAA
- the ihfB gene encoding integration host factor subunit beta, which yields MTKSELIERIVTHQGLLSSKDVELAIKTMLEQMSQCLATGDRIEIRGFGSFSLHYRAPRVGRNPKTGQSVSLDGKFVPHFKPGKELRDRVNEDEEEGV from the coding sequence ATGACGAAGTCGGAGTTAATCGAACGAATTGTCACCCATCAAGGGCTGCTTTCATCCAAGGATGTAGAACTGGCTATCAAGACCATGCTTGAGCAAATGTCCCAATGCTTGGCCACTGGGGATCGAATCGAGATCCGGGGCTTTGGTAGCTTTTCCTTGCACTACCGCGCACCGCGTGTGGGCCGTAACCCGAAAACCGGGCAGTCCGTCAGCCTCGACGGCAAGTTTGTGCCGCACTTCAAGCCGGGCAAGGAGTTGCGGGATCGAGTGAACGAAGACGAGGAAGAAGGCGTCTGA
- a CDS encoding LapA family protein has protein sequence MRGIKRVVLVLAVLAVALVVLGFVLENQQGVSLSFLGWTTMQLPVAVYVVAALIVGLLIGPLFCLLAASGRRNKRASAARG, from the coding sequence ATGCGTGGGATTAAACGCGTTGTTCTGGTGCTGGCAGTGCTGGCTGTCGCGCTGGTGGTGTTGGGCTTTGTGTTGGAAAACCAACAAGGCGTCTCTCTTTCGTTCCTGGGGTGGACCACCATGCAATTGCCGGTGGCGGTGTATGTTGTGGCTGCGCTGATCGTCGGGTTGTTGATAGGTCCGTTATTTTGCCTTTTGGCCGCCAGTGGCCGTCGTAATAAGCGAGCGTCTGCTGCGCGCGGATAA
- a CDS encoding ComEA family DNA-binding protein, whose product MQNTYISSLIFALLTTLSVAVNAAPSIKPEAPTPITAQMPKAEQSAQVNLNAADAETLRRDLFGIGAAKAKAIIAYRESNGPFTAVDELLEVKGIGKALLEKNRDRLVIN is encoded by the coding sequence ATGCAAAACACTTACATCTCTTCGCTGATCTTCGCTTTACTCACCACGCTTTCGGTTGCCGTCAACGCAGCCCCTTCTATCAAGCCCGAAGCCCCGACCCCCATCACCGCGCAGATGCCCAAGGCCGAGCAGTCTGCCCAGGTCAACCTGAACGCGGCCGACGCCGAGACCCTGCGACGTGACCTCTTCGGCATCGGCGCGGCCAAGGCCAAGGCGATCATCGCCTACCGCGAAAGCAACGGCCCGTTTACGGCCGTGGATGAGTTGTTGGAAGTAAAGGGCATCGGCAAGGCGTTGCTGGAGAAAAATCGCGACAGGCTGGTGATCAATTGA
- a CDS encoding GntR family transcriptional regulator has translation MTLSLSLADQIALELRADIIAGRLLPGMALVEVDLVKAYNASRNTIREALHRLGQEGLTRYVRNKGVMVRRLERDEVRDLFVVRRTLELQAIAQSAALTFDQAERMQNAIEATTLAREREDWRAVATHSLVFHQQVVGLMRSPLFDEFFAQVIAQLRLVFCAAPDEQRFQAPWLERDREIYELLAQADKPAAGQAMSLYLDDSQRLTLSLFT, from the coding sequence ATGACGCTCAGTTTGTCTTTAGCCGATCAGATTGCCCTGGAACTGCGTGCCGACATCATTGCTGGGCGGCTGTTACCAGGGATGGCGTTGGTCGAGGTTGATCTGGTCAAGGCCTACAACGCCTCGCGCAATACGATCCGCGAGGCGCTGCATCGTCTGGGGCAGGAGGGGCTCACTCGCTACGTGCGCAACAAAGGTGTGATGGTGCGGCGGCTGGAGCGCGACGAAGTGCGTGATCTGTTCGTCGTGCGCCGAACCCTTGAATTGCAGGCCATCGCCCAGAGCGCAGCGTTGACCTTTGATCAGGCCGAGCGCATGCAAAACGCCATTGAGGCCACCACCCTGGCCCGGGAGCGTGAAGATTGGCGCGCCGTGGCGACGCACAGCCTGGTGTTCCACCAGCAGGTTGTTGGGCTGATGCGCAGCCCATTGTTTGATGAGTTTTTCGCCCAAGTCATTGCCCAACTGCGGCTGGTGTTTTGCGCGGCACCCGATGAGCAGCGTTTCCAGGCGCCCTGGTTGGAGCGCGATCGCGAAATTTACGAATTATTGGCCCAAGCGGATAAACCGGCGGCAGGCCAAGCGATGAGCCTGTACCTGGATGATTCGCAGCGTCTGACATTAAGCCTGTTTACCTAA
- a CDS encoding urea carboxylase-associated family protein — translation MYKDYPAAYQVSKGSALQVDTAFYERIRDQADKRTLIEQFEVPIRTGRAWKVPAGHVFRVTTPVGPQVGDFNVWNANDPRERLWAARTRQLQGAHVSTHDRLWSNLPFLRPLVTITDDSLASYGIDEHGGRLHDLLGTRCDPYVNRMLTGEDFHHHCHSNLTRAVLPYGLTEFDVHDVLNIFQCTGLNHDDMYFMKACPAQKGDYLEFFAEIDVLCALSTCPGGDLSLPMWGPDAQDPLTVCRPLGVEIYRLEDELLKGWSQPERAAYKGQHGLHIAKADWE, via the coding sequence ATGTACAAAGACTATCCCGCCGCTTACCAGGTCAGTAAGGGGTCGGCGCTGCAGGTGGACACGGCGTTCTACGAACGCATTCGTGACCAGGCGGATAAACGCACGTTAATCGAGCAGTTTGAAGTGCCGATTCGCACGGGCAGGGCATGGAAGGTGCCGGCCGGGCATGTGTTCCGTGTCACCACGCCGGTGGGGCCGCAGGTCGGCGACTTCAATGTGTGGAACGCCAACGACCCGCGCGAACGCTTGTGGGCGGCGCGCACCCGCCAGTTGCAAGGCGCGCATGTCAGCACCCATGACCGGCTGTGGTCGAACCTGCCGTTTCTGCGGCCGTTGGTGACCATCACCGATGACAGCCTGGCGAGCTACGGCATCGATGAACATGGCGGGCGCCTGCACGACTTGCTCGGTACGCGCTGCGACCCGTATGTGAACCGCATGCTCACCGGCGAAGACTTTCATCACCATTGCCATTCAAACCTGACGCGCGCCGTGCTTCCCTACGGCCTGACCGAATTTGATGTGCACGACGTGCTGAATATCTTCCAGTGCACCGGCCTCAATCACGACGACATGTACTTCATGAAAGCCTGCCCGGCGCAGAAGGGCGACTACTTGGAGTTTTTTGCCGAGATTGATGTGCTCTGCGCACTGTCGACTTGCCCGGGCGGGGATCTGTCGTTGCCGATGTGGGGGCCAGACGCGCAAGACCCGCTGACGGTGTGTCGCCCGCTGGGGGTGGAGATCTATCGGTTGGAGGATGAGTTGCTCAAAGGCTGGAGCCAGCCCGAGCGTGCGGCCTATAAAGGCCAGCACGGGTTGCATATCGCCAAGGCGGATTGGGAGTAG
- a CDS encoding DUF2897 family protein, translating into MPWYAWLILVVAIGSIVGGLLMLRDSANKVELTDEQRKRVAERNAQADSKDAQDR; encoded by the coding sequence ATGCCGTGGTATGCCTGGTTGATTTTAGTGGTCGCGATCGGTTCGATCGTCGGTGGTTTGTTGATGCTGCGTGACAGCGCCAACAAGGTGGAACTCACCGACGAACAGCGCAAGCGCGTGGCCGAGCGCAACGCACAAGCGGACTCAAAAGACGCACAAGACCGCTGA